In Fusarium oxysporum Fo47 chromosome XI, complete sequence, the following are encoded in one genomic region:
- a CDS encoding kinase-like domain-containing protein, translated as MSLYRQLNKCLIPCHEDAEFLPLSEISARVTEDNIKSEVPIRKRCFSNRSLPRTILKQARKIFSILVLIQEAQAIVDLVCRDNITDEDLPLTRQSMSGDDQNVLISAKTGKAFPSFSLWPREARVRDFLNFQWLNDPEPYVALKEVNNDEAFEKEKTNLELIQSLKHEHLIKLIATCQKGSICYFIFPWADGGDLRDFWKANDTIPRSQELVVWSLRQILGIVSAIKALHGKNTRHGDIKPQNILHFLKAHDDAAMDSRRRLILADVGVSKIHREITSMRQDPTNCQQSTVTYEAPEAQSDQREGKPRGRRYDMWSLGCMFLEFTVWLVFDYSTVRSFRKSRRTRDDPKDAFGSFFVQTSDNLIQIHSAVIEAIGHLRGHPLCSGDTALVDLIQLIQHHLLQVDVRARTEAPELLKRLESIIHRAEQDGNYVYPRLSTVRPRDLSQIRLVGGLSGTNTALTTAQFVQLEKNSIASRDLTHHEKT; from the exons ATGTCTCTCTACAGGCAGTTAAATAAATGCCTCATCCCTTGTCACGAAGACGCAGAGTTCTTACCACTGAGTGAGATCAGCGCAAGAGTAACTGAGGACAACATCAAATCGGAAGTCCCCATTCGGAAGCGCTGCTTCTCAAATCGCAGTCTACCACGCACAATATTAAAGCAGGCCAGAAAGATATTTTCAATCCTGGTTCTTATCCAAGAGGCACAAGCTATCGTTGATCTCGTGTGTCGCGATAACATCACCGATGAAGATCTTCCTCTTACTCGACAATCCATGAGCGGGGACGATCAAAATGTCCTGATATCCGCCAAGACTGGAAAAGCCTTCCCGTCATTTTCTCTGTGGCCGAGGGAGGCGAGAGTGCGGGACTTTCTAAACTTCCAATGGCTG AATGATCCGGAGCCATATGTTGCTCTCAAAGAGGTTAACAATGACGAGGCGtttgagaaggaaaaaaCAAACCTAGAGCTCATACAGTCTCTTAAGCACGAGCATCTCATCAAACTGATCGCTACCTGTCAGAAGGGATCTATATGCTATTTTATATTTCCTTGGGCTGATGGTGGAGATCTTAGAGACTTTTGGAAGGCTAATGACACAATACCACGCTCCCAAGAATTGGTGGTGTGGTCTCTCCGCCAAATTCTGGGCATCGTGAGTGCGATCAAAGCTTTGCACGGCAAAAATACTCGGCACGGAGATATAAAGCCTCAAAACATTCTTCATTTTCTCAAGGCGCATGATGATGCTGCCATGGATAGTAGAAGAAGACTGATCCTTGCAGATGTTGGAGTTTCCAAGATCCATCGAGAGATCACGAGCATGAGACAAGATCCCACAAATTGCCAACAGTCCACAGTCACGTACGAAGCGCCTGAAGCCCAGTCAGACCAACGAGAGGGCAAGCCGAGAGGTCGTCGATATGACATGTGGTCTCTAGGCTGCATGTTTCTCGAATTTACGGTCTGGCTCGTCTTTGACTACAGCACAGTCAGAAGTTTCAGAAAGTCCAGGCGTACTCGAGATGATCCCAAAGACGCCTTCGGAAGCTTTTTCGTCCAGACTTCAGACAACTTAATCCAGATCCACTCTGCAGTCATCGAGGCGATTGGCCATTTACGGGGTCATCCACTTTGCAGTGGCGATACTGCTTTGGTAGATCTCATCCAGCTGATTCAACACCACTTGTTGCAAGTTGACGTCCGGGCACGCACCGAAGCCCCGGAACTCTTGAAAAGGCTAGAGAGCATCATTCACAGAGCTGAACAGGATGGCAATTACGTATATCCAAG ACTTTCCACAGTCCGTCCAAGGGATCTTTCTCAGATAAGACTTGTCGGCGGCCTCAGTGGTACCAATACGGCTTTGACCACTGCTCAGTTTGTTCAACTCGAGAAAAACAGCATCGCGAGTCGAGATCTGACCCACCACGAGAAGACCTAG
- a CDS encoding Alpha/Beta hydrolase protein: MKLTAFISLWLLTLCYTALAAEVVPRSTFAEVTDYGDNPTGTRMWLYVPKTLAPKPAVVVGIHWCTGSAQAYYQGTRWAFYAETYGYIVIYPQTPYTQDKCWDVASKMTLTHDGGGASNSIANMAKFVIKEYSADSSRVFVTGTSSGAMMTNVMAATYPDIFAAGIAYAGVPAGCFRSEDDIPDYWNSTCATGQSIYTQGQWANVVKNMYPGYNGPRPKMQIYHGSVDEVLNVQNYYETIKQWTGVFGYSAEPKSTTANVPRSPYTRYVFGDKLQTFLGQGITHNIDVFPEEDLKWFGFTDPVTPSSTITATVPTNTGGSEGSPQWGQCGGMGWTGPKQKLQCATPYNCVKINDLPIIVPGTQLCVREYSTINASVNTR; the protein is encoded by the exons ATGAAGTTGACGGCCTTTATCAGTCTCTGGTTGCTGACTCTATGCTACACAGCTCTGGCTGCCGAGGTCGTCCCCAGGTCCACCTTCGCTGAGGTAACCGACTACGGCGACAACCCGACAGGTACTCGCATGTGGCTTTACGTTCCTAAGACCCTAGCACCAAAGCCAGCGGTAGTAGTTGGCATCCATTGGTGTACCGGTAGTGCTCAAGCATACTATCAGGGCACCCGGTGGGCATTCTACGCCGAGACATACGGTTACATCGTAATTTATCCTCAGACACCGTACACCCAGGACAAATGCTGGGATGTGGCATCAAAGATGACCTTGACTCATGACGGTGGTGGTGCCAGTAACTCTATAGCCAACATGGCCAAGTTTGTCATCAAGGAATATAGTGCCGACAGTAGCAGGGTATTTGTTACGGGTACTTCCTCTGGTGCCATGATGACC AATGTCATGGCTGCCACCTACCCCGATATTTTTGCAGCAGGAATCGCATACGCAGGTGTCCCGGCAGGTTGCTTTAGGAGCGAAGACGACATCCCCGACTACTGGAACTCAACATGCGCTACTGGACAGTCCATCTATACCCAAGGTCAATGGGCCAATGTGGTTAAGAATATGTATCCTGGATATAATGGGCCACGACCAAAAATGCAAATCTACCACGGGTCAGTAGATGAAGTATTGAATGTACAGAACTATTACGAAACCATTAAGCAATGGACTGGTGTGTTTGGCTATTCAGCTGAGCCAAAATCTACCACTGCCAACGTCCCACGGAGTCCATATACTCGATACGTTTTTGGCGACAAGCTACAG ACATTTTTGGGCCAGGGTATTACTCATAATATTGATGTGTTCCCAGAAGAAGACTTGAAATGGTTTGGCTTTACT GATCCAGTGACGCCATCGTCCACTATTACTGCCACCGTACCTACGAACACTGGTGGTTCGGAGGGATCTCCTCAATGGGGTCAATGTGGTGGCATGGGTTGGACAGGTCCTAAACAG AAATTGCAGTGCGCAACTCCCTATAACTGCGTTAAGATTAACGATT TGCCAATAATTGTTCCGGGGACACAGCTTTGCGTTAGAGAGTACTCGACAATCAATGCTAGCGTAAATACTAGATAG